AGATTTACATGATTTTACCGCCCCTGAAGTCTTTGCTGAAATTAAAATGCAGCTTGATGAACGGGGAAATGAACCGAATAAAACGGAAGTAACCCACTTAAATGCACAATTACTTGATGTTTCGAAACAAGCTGATTCAACTATGGCAAGTGTACGTTTCACTGGCGTTCTTAATGAAAACGGCGAAGAAACGCAACTCGATGAAATTTGGCATTTCCGTCAATTTTTCAATAGCAAGACATGGGTTGTGGGTGGTATTCAACAAGAGGTTTATGAACCACGATAGAAAGGATGGGCTGGGCTGTCAGGCCCAGCATGCCTTAATTTAGCTATGTTCATAAACGCGTATCCGATGGCCATCGTGATCGACAGCAACGAAATTAAGGCCAAAATCCATTCTGATAGGTTCTTGGATAATTGATAATCCTCTTTTTTGCCAGTTGCCATACAGCTCATGAACAGCCTCAGGGTTTGCAACTAAAATAGCTAACTCAGATCCGCCTCCTAGAGAAGGGGATGCAGCAGGTTCGACT
The genomic region above belongs to Legionella micdadei and contains:
- a CDS encoding VOC family protein, which produces MLNPNFVILYVANPLASADFYSNLLKISPVESSPTFVMFSLENGFRLGLWSRDTVEPAASPSLGGGSELAILVANPEAVHELYGNWQKRGLSIIQEPIRMDFGLNFVAVDHDGHRIRVYEHS